The following are encoded in a window of Phaseolus vulgaris cultivar G19833 chromosome 3, P. vulgaris v2.0, whole genome shotgun sequence genomic DNA:
- the LOC137805980 gene encoding protein EARLY-RESPONSIVE TO DEHYDRATION 7, chloroplastic has translation MASENPNQKNCLYPQVIIDANPETCSSNPSSNLYPKIDEVGNLLPDNISPSAPPLAAEEVLIKVPGAILHLIDKECSVELACGDLTIICLRQGTNIVAFYANVGDIQWPLAKDEAAVKVDDSHYFFSLHMPDESKSDSSSDEEEKRGIFNLRRNRKKKNKDSVPSVLSYGLTIASKGQENLVKELDKVFQECSAFSVQKVSENAKKEGEALDASVATEISPADLQTEEKKEMLEEKCAMYWTTLAPNVEDYSGTAAKLIAAGSGQLVKGILWCGDVTVERLRWGNEIMKTRMAKGSQEEISPETMKRIQRVKRMTQMTESVANGVLTGVVKVSGYFTSSLANSKAGKKFFSFLPGEVVLASLDGFSKVCDAVEVAGKSVMSTSNTVTTELVTHRYGEEAAKATSEGLDAAGHAVGTAWAAFKLRQALNPKSVIKPTALTKSAAQAAAAEFKAKMSK, from the exons ATGGCATCTGAAAACCCCAACCAGAAAAACTGTCTCTATCCGCAGGTAATAATCGATGCAAACCCCGAAACATGCTCTTCCAACCCTTCTTCCAATCTCTACCCCAAAATCGACGAGGTCGGAAACCTCCTCCCGGACAACATCAGCCCCTCCGCCCCGCCGCTCGCGGCCGAGGAGGTTCTCATCAAGGTCCCCGGCGCCATCCTCCACCTCATCGACAAAGAATGCAGCGTGGAGCTCGCCTGCGGCGACCTCACCATCATCTGCCTCCGCCAGGGGACGAATATCGTCGCCTTTTATGCCAATGTCGGAGACATACAGTGGCCCCTGGCGAAGGACGAGGCGGCGGTCAAGGTCGACGACTCGCATTACTTCTTCTCCCTCCACATGCCGGACGAATCCAAATCAGATTCCTCCAGTGATGAGGAGGAGAAAAGAGGAATCTTCAACCTCCGCCGGAAccggaagaagaagaacaaggaCTCTGTTCCCAGCGTGCTGAGCTACGGCTTAACGATAGCGTCGAAGGGGCAGGAGAATTTGGTGAAGGAGTTGGATAAGGTGTTTCAGGAATGCAGTGCTTTCTCGGTGCAGAAGGTGTCGGAGAATGCGAAGAAGGAGGGGGAGGCATTGGATGCGTCGGTGGCGACGGAGATATCGCCGGCGGATTTGCAGACGGAGGAGAAGAAGGAGATGTTGGAGGAGAAGTGTGCGATGTACTGGACCACGTTGGCTCCTAATGTAGAGGATTACAGTGGAACTGCTGCAAAGCTTATTGCGGCTGGTTCTGGACAACTGGTGAAGGGGATTTTGTGGTGTGGGGATGTGACGGTGGAACGGTTGCGGTGGGGGAATGAGATCATGAAGACAAGGATGGCAAAGGGTTCGCAGGAAGAGATTAGTCCCGAAACCATGAAGCGGATCCAAAG GGTTAAGAGAATGACCCAGATGACAGAGAGTGTAGCAAATGGGGTCCTCACTGGGGTTGTGAAGGTCTCTGGATATTTTACTAGCTCACTGGCAAATTCAAAAGCGGGAAAGAAATTTTTCAGCTTTCTACCTGGCGAAGTTGTGCTTGCATCATTGGATGGATTCA GCAAAGTCTGCGATGCTGTTGAAGTAGCAGGAAAAAGTGTCATGTCAACATCAAACACTGTTACAACCGAGCTTGTCACTCATAG ATATGGAGAAGAAGCTGCAAAGGCAACAAGTGAAGGATTGGATGCTGCTGGTCATGCTGTGGGGACTGCATGGGCTGCATTTAAGCTTCGACAGGCTTTGAATCCTAAGAGTGTTATAAAACCTACAGCACTGACCAAATCTGCAGCTCAAGCTGCTGCTGCTGAATTTAAGGCTAAAATGTCGAAGTGA